Proteins from one Oscillatoria nigro-viridis PCC 7112 genomic window:
- a CDS encoding type II toxin-antitoxin system HicB family antitoxin: protein MSSLISVQTLIEYIEALPAQEQTLLFEELFRRNIIKQRQENIDSSTVKVAGESASGQALEKFPNTAKLYDALRKADPIIIGERERPRQENTKQTVKTKTLLTGNATCDIRAADRTNSGGDLDSSTANIIIKNESDTTVSAALLGWPECKAFGETRSQALQNLHDLVNAQLAEAEIVSVKFTNSRSNNPWVRLAGKYENDPYYDEVLAHIEESRRELDAETEAYYSQIDAAVETQ from the coding sequence ATGAGCAGCCTTATATCGGTGCAAACGCTAATTGAATATATAGAAGCTTTGCCAGCCCAAGAGCAAACTTTACTATTTGAGGAGCTTTTCAGGCGAAACATAATCAAGCAGCGTCAGGAAAACATCGATTCTTCTACAGTCAAGGTAGCTGGTGAGTCGGCGAGCGGGCAAGCACTAGAAAAGTTTCCAAACACGGCCAAACTTTATGACGCGCTTCGCAAAGCAGACCCGATTATCATTGGAGAAAGAGAAAGGCCGCGCCAGGAAAACACCAAGCAGACAGTCAAGACAAAAACACTCTTAACAGGTAACGCTACCTGCGACATTCGCGCAGCCGATCGCACTAACTCTGGGGGCGACCTCGACAGCTCAACTGCTAACATAATCATTAAAAACGAATCAGACACAACAGTCAGTGCAGCGTTGCTGGGATGGCCCGAATGTAAAGCTTTTGGCGAGACGCGATCGCAAGCACTGCAAAACCTTCACGATTTAGTAAATGCCCAGCTAGCCGAAGCAGAAATCGTCTCTGTCAAATTCACGAATAGTCGATCGAACAATCCTTGGGTGAGGTTAGCTGGTAAGTATGAAAACGATCCGTATTACGATGAGGTATTGGCGCACATAGAAGAATCTCGCCGCGAACTCGATGCAGAAACCGAAGCTTATTACAGTCAAATTGACGCTGCGGTTGAGACCCAATGA
- a CDS encoding type II toxin-antitoxin system VapC family toxin has protein sequence MSQYIIDTDCFSLWQQNHPMMVQRVEVNAENLAVTIVTVEEVIRGWFNVINQASAPSQADKLVWGYTRLWDTLDDFKNLNILKFDQNASTIYTAFHRQIRRIGTRDLRIAAIVLANNAILVTRNHRHFSQVPGLVQEDWTIQP, from the coding sequence ATGAGCCAATACATAATTGATACGGATTGTTTCTCCCTTTGGCAACAGAATCATCCAATGATGGTGCAGCGGGTCGAGGTTAACGCAGAAAACCTTGCTGTAACTATCGTAACCGTAGAGGAAGTAATTCGCGGCTGGTTCAATGTTATCAACCAGGCTTCGGCACCTTCGCAAGCGGACAAATTAGTATGGGGTTACACCAGGTTATGGGATACATTAGATGATTTCAAAAATCTCAACATTCTGAAATTTGACCAGAATGCTTCCACTATTTACACTGCGTTCCATCGTCAAATAAGACGAATCGGCACCCGAGATTTGCGGATTGCTGCTATTGTACTTGCTAATAATGCTATCCTCGTTACGCGCAACCACCGACATTTTTCGCAAGTGCCTGGTTTAGTGCAGGAAGACTGGACAATTCAACCTTAA
- a CDS encoding ABC transporter substrate-binding protein, which translates to MKRKSWQLFAVFGLVGLLLAAVVSCSKPAVNSQANNTQEIEFWTMQLQPQFTEYFNKTIAGFEAQNPGVKVRWVDVPWSAMESKILGAVSAKNAPDVVNLNPDFAALLAGRNAWLDLDSRIPQQVRSLYLPNIWKASVLDGKSFGIPWYLTTGVTIYNTELLKKAGIAKPPATYAELATVAKQVKEKTGKFAFFVTFVPEDSAEVLQSFVQMGVPLVDAKGKAAFNTAKGKAVFQYWVDLYKDGLLPQDVLVQGHRRAIELYQAGETTLLASGPQFLKAISENAPSIGAVSAAAPQITGETGKKTVAVMNLVVPRDSKRPDDAVKFALYVTNSQNQLAFAKAANVLPSTVEALQDGYFKSVPADAPAADRARVISASGLSSAELLIPPLKDVKKLQKAIYDNLQAAMLDEKSVEQAVADAAVAWDQR; encoded by the coding sequence ATGAAACGTAAATCTTGGCAACTGTTTGCTGTTTTTGGGCTGGTGGGGCTGCTGCTGGCTGCGGTGGTCAGTTGCAGCAAGCCGGCTGTTAATTCCCAGGCAAATAATACGCAGGAAATCGAGTTCTGGACTATGCAGCTTCAACCTCAGTTTACTGAGTATTTCAACAAGACGATCGCCGGTTTTGAAGCCCAAAATCCGGGGGTGAAGGTGCGTTGGGTGGACGTTCCTTGGTCGGCTATGGAAAGCAAGATTTTGGGGGCGGTTTCGGCGAAAAATGCGCCGGATGTGGTGAACCTGAATCCCGATTTTGCTGCGCTGTTGGCGGGACGCAATGCTTGGCTGGATTTGGATTCTCGGATTCCGCAGCAAGTTCGATCGCTCTATCTCCCAAATATCTGGAAAGCTAGTGTACTCGACGGCAAGAGTTTTGGCATTCCTTGGTATCTCACGACTGGGGTGACAATTTACAATACGGAGTTGTTGAAGAAGGCTGGAATTGCTAAGCCTCCTGCTACTTATGCCGAGTTGGCAACTGTTGCCAAGCAGGTGAAGGAGAAGACTGGTAAGTTTGCTTTTTTTGTGACGTTTGTGCCGGAAGATTCGGCGGAAGTTTTGCAATCTTTCGTGCAGATGGGTGTGCCTTTGGTTGACGCTAAAGGCAAGGCTGCTTTTAATACAGCTAAGGGGAAAGCTGTTTTTCAGTATTGGGTAGATTTGTACAAAGACGGACTTTTGCCGCAGGATGTTTTGGTGCAGGGACATCGCAGGGCGATCGAGCTTTATCAAGCTGGAGAAACTACTTTGTTAGCTTCGGGGCCTCAGTTTTTGAAGGCGATTTCTGAGAATGCTCCGAGTATTGGTGCTGTTTCGGCTGCTGCGCCTCAAATTACGGGGGAAACCGGCAAGAAGACTGTGGCGGTGATGAATTTGGTTGTGCCCCGCGACAGCAAGCGCCCTGATGATGCTGTCAAGTTTGCTCTGTACGTGACTAATTCTCAAAATCAGTTGGCTTTTGCTAAGGCTGCTAATGTTTTGCCTTCTACGGTTGAGGCTTTGCAGGACGGTTATTTTAAGAGTGTTCCTGCTGATGCTCCTGCTGCCGATCGAGCTCGGGTTATTAGTGCTTCTGGGTTGAGTTCCGCCGAGCTATTGATTCCGCCTCTCAAGGATGTTAAGAAGTTGCAAAAAGCGATTTATGACAATTTGCAAGCGGCAATGTTGGATGAGAAATCTGTGGAACAAGCTGTAGCTGATGCGGCTGTGGCTTGGGATCAAAGGTAG
- the pilM gene encoding type IV pilus assembly protein PilM, which produces MVNFFKGLLSQRQPGIGLEIAPDRINIIQLEKKGQALKLGILASTEVPEDYIQEGQIVDPPGMAELIRTVLAENKIKAKRVATAIPGREAVIRLIPVPAELNEEELRDYMNAEAGLYLPFPREDADVDYQKIGLFVDDDGVEKVQVVLVATRREVTDTYIETFKEAGLVIDVLEVTSFALIRTLKDQLQQFSSQEAAVLTAIEFDSTELAIVVDGIPQFNRTIPIGTYQIQTALNQAMNLPPTRDTSELQGMTLPVTDTMGASGDANPGTNAMIKVLGELADELRRSVDFYLNQSEELEVAQLLLAGPGAAIGKLDEFFMQRLSLPASQVDPIETLGLEISQEITPEQRAGLGVALGLGLREVM; this is translated from the coding sequence ATGGTTAACTTTTTCAAAGGTCTACTTTCCCAACGCCAGCCAGGAATCGGGCTCGAAATAGCCCCAGACCGCATCAACATCATTCAGCTCGAAAAGAAAGGTCAGGCATTAAAATTAGGCATCCTAGCCTCAACAGAAGTTCCAGAAGACTACATACAAGAAGGACAAATAGTCGATCCGCCGGGAATGGCAGAACTAATACGTACCGTCCTCGCCGAGAACAAAATCAAAGCCAAGCGAGTAGCCACAGCCATTCCCGGCCGCGAAGCCGTCATCCGCCTCATCCCAGTTCCCGCAGAGCTCAACGAAGAAGAACTGCGGGATTACATGAACGCAGAAGCAGGACTGTACTTGCCATTTCCCAGAGAAGACGCCGACGTAGACTATCAAAAAATAGGCCTATTTGTAGATGACGACGGAGTAGAAAAAGTGCAAGTCGTGTTAGTAGCAACCCGCAGAGAAGTTACCGACACATACATCGAAACCTTCAAAGAAGCCGGACTGGTTATAGACGTACTAGAAGTAACCAGCTTTGCCCTAATCCGCACCCTCAAAGACCAACTGCAACAATTTTCCTCCCAAGAAGCCGCAGTTCTCACCGCCATAGAATTTGACAGCACCGAGTTAGCTATAGTAGTGGACGGCATACCTCAGTTCAACCGTACCATCCCGATCGGCACCTACCAAATCCAGACCGCCCTCAACCAAGCCATGAACCTGCCGCCAACCAGAGACACCAGCGAACTGCAAGGCATGACCCTGCCAGTCACAGATACAATGGGCGCATCGGGAGACGCCAATCCCGGCACAAATGCGATGATCAAAGTCTTGGGAGAACTAGCAGACGAACTGCGCCGCTCAGTAGACTTTTACCTCAACCAGAGTGAAGAACTCGAAGTAGCGCAACTGCTGCTAGCAGGGCCGGGAGCTGCGATCGGCAAACTAGACGAATTTTTTATGCAAAGATTAAGCTTGCCCGCATCTCAAGTCGATCCCATCGAAACCCTAGGACTCGAAATCAGCCAAGAAATTACCCCAGAACAGCGAGCAGGTTTAGGAGTCGCCCTAGGTTTAGGACTAAGGGAGGTTATGTGA
- a CDS encoding PilN domain-containing protein — protein MYSLDINFLNDRPDYKPVTVTKSSAKKSSGGAKDQLPIYGAVLFAFGINAAVLGAWWWATHENTNLATEQAAIDQELAKLNSQASTIKAINAETDQVTAEYKALAGVFDQIKPWSAMLQDLSARTPAGVQIGKIEQIEPSPSPVAAAPPPPAATPAASPSPGASPSPAASPTPAAAPPPAVPQQASKVQISGIASTFAQVNDFMLLVQRSPFFLNTDTKLIAATLKNNPAQLQVRNQNAAPAELPKLRPVVEYKIETTLSPTGASELLPELRSKQADGLAIRIETLQEKGVLEPQKPEVKKQ, from the coding sequence ATGTACAGCCTAGATATTAATTTTCTCAACGACCGTCCCGACTACAAACCAGTCACAGTAACCAAAAGCTCAGCTAAAAAAAGTTCCGGCGGAGCAAAAGACCAACTGCCCATATATGGGGCAGTGCTGTTTGCCTTTGGCATCAACGCCGCAGTCCTGGGCGCCTGGTGGTGGGCGACTCACGAAAATACCAACTTGGCGACAGAACAAGCAGCCATCGACCAAGAACTTGCCAAGTTAAACAGTCAAGCCAGCACCATCAAAGCCATCAACGCCGAAACCGACCAAGTTACAGCCGAATACAAAGCATTAGCTGGAGTATTCGACCAAATTAAACCTTGGTCGGCGATGCTGCAAGACCTCAGTGCCCGTACTCCGGCGGGAGTGCAAATTGGCAAAATCGAGCAAATCGAACCCAGTCCATCCCCCGTTGCAGCAGCACCCCCTCCCCCCGCAGCCACCCCCGCAGCCAGCCCGTCCCCAGGGGCGAGTCCGTCTCCAGCAGCTAGCCCCACCCCGGCGGCGGCTCCCCCGCCCGCCGTCCCGCAGCAGGCATCAAAAGTACAAATTTCAGGGATAGCCAGTACCTTTGCTCAAGTTAACGACTTTATGTTGCTAGTCCAGCGCTCTCCTTTCTTCCTTAACACCGATACCAAACTGATAGCGGCCACATTAAAAAACAACCCCGCACAATTACAAGTACGCAACCAAAACGCAGCACCCGCAGAACTTCCCAAACTGCGACCGGTGGTGGAATATAAAATTGAAACGACGCTCAGCCCGACGGGGGCCTCCGAGTTGCTCCCCGAGCTCCGCAGCAAGCAAGCAGACGGGCTCGCAATACGGATAGAAACACTTCAAGAAAAAGGAGTGCTAGAACCACAAAAACCAGAGGTGAAAAAACAATGA